A single genomic interval of Malania oleifera isolate guangnan ecotype guangnan chromosome 11, ASM2987363v1, whole genome shotgun sequence harbors:
- the LOC131143515 gene encoding oleosin H2-like — MQPPLSFLSLSLISTKTRASSMAERQVQIHSQRPKIGPSAAQVLAVVALVPLGAALLFLAGLTLVGSLVALAAATPLFLIFSPVLLPAAVVIGLAVFSFLVSGALGLTGLSSLSSFFDFVREARATLPGQLDRAKIRMQEMAGQVGQKTREMSQTVQSMAHEAGRT, encoded by the coding sequence ATGCAGCCTCCTCtttcattcctctctctctctctcatcagcACAAAAACCAGAGCATCGTCCATGGCCGAGCGCCAGGTTCAAATCCACTCGCAGCGGCCCAAAATAGGCCCATCGGCTGCCCAAGTGCTGGCCGTCGTCGCCCTCGTCCCCCTCGGCGCCGCCCTTCTCTTCCTGGCGGGCCTCACCCTCGTCGGAAGCCTTGTCGCTCTCGCCGCCGCCACCCCTCTGTTCCTGATCTTCAGCCCGGTACTGCTGCCAGCGGCCGTCGTTATTGGGCTCGCTGTGTTTTCATTTCTGGTCTCCGGAGCACTTGGGCTCACCGGGCTCTCATCCCTGTCATCCTTCTTCGATTTCGTCCGGGAGGCCCGCGCCACCTTGCCGGGCCAGCTGGACCGGGCCAAGATTCGCATGCAGGAGATGGCGGGTCAGGTGGGCCAGAAGACCCGGGAAATGAGCCAGACAGTCCAGAGTATGGCCCACGAAGCCGGTCGGACCTGA